The following are encoded in a window of Lacinutrix sp. WUR7 genomic DNA:
- a CDS encoding FeoB-associated Cys-rich membrane protein, which produces MNTIIQDILVFSTVLLAVAFIVKKYFYKKKAKKACGTDDCGCH; this is translated from the coding sequence ATGAATACAATCATTCAAGACATACTCGTTTTTTCTACCGTTTTACTAGCAGTAGCTTTTATTGTAAAAAAGTATTTCTATAAAAAGAAAGCTAAAAAGGCCTGTGGAACAGATGACTGCGGTTGTCATTAA
- the feoB gene encoding ferrous iron transport protein B yields MSKQINVALIGNPNTGKTSVFNALTGLHQKVGNYPGITVEKKEGICKLPRGVKAHIIDLPGTYSLNASSLDENVVIELLLNKTDKDYPDVAIVVSDVENLKRNLLLFTQIKDLEIPCILVINMSDRMRYKGISLDIDYLEEQLKTKIALISTRKNEGIDKLKQLIANYKELSITPCLHASEIDKEYFDRLRQAFPNQLLYKLWLVITQDVNFGKTSRQEIEAIASFKTKSKGDLKRLQQKETIKRYQFINNTLKKGQTIDASQAKGLRAKLDRVLTHKVWGYVIFAVILLTIFQAIYDWSSIPMDFIDTTFASLSEWTKNVLPAGAFTNLIAEGIIPGLGGIVIFIPQIAFLFLFIAVLEESGYMSRVVFLMDRIMRRFGLSGKSVVPLISGTACAIPAIMATRNIESWKERLITILVTPFTTCAARLPVYLIIIALVIPEGRILGLSYQALTLMLLYLIGFGTAITSAYILNKVLKIKNKTFFVVEMPNYKLPLIKNVALTVLEKTKSFVFGAGKIILAISIVLWFLASYGPGENFNNAEEIIKTEYASQNLSEDEINQKVASQKLEHSYIGITGRAIEPAIRPLGYDWKIGIAIVSSFAAREVFVGTLATIYSVGNDEEETIKNKMAKEINPITGGPLFTLASGISLLLFYAFAMQCMSTLAIVKRETNSWKWPTLQLIIMTAIAYIAALIAYQFLK; encoded by the coding sequence ATGAGTAAACAAATAAATGTTGCACTTATTGGAAACCCAAATACAGGGAAAACTTCTGTATTTAACGCACTTACTGGTTTACACCAAAAAGTGGGGAACTATCCAGGAATTACAGTCGAGAAAAAAGAAGGTATCTGCAAACTACCTCGTGGTGTGAAAGCACACATTATCGATTTACCAGGAACTTATAGTTTAAATGCTTCGTCTTTAGATGAAAATGTAGTTATAGAATTACTTTTAAATAAAACGGATAAAGACTATCCAGACGTTGCCATAGTAGTAAGTGACGTAGAAAACTTAAAAAGAAACTTACTTCTTTTTACTCAGATTAAAGATTTAGAAATCCCTTGTATTCTGGTAATTAATATGTCGGACAGAATGCGATACAAAGGTATTTCGTTAGATATTGATTATTTAGAAGAACAACTAAAAACCAAAATCGCTTTAATAAGCACGCGTAAAAACGAAGGTATTGACAAGCTAAAACAACTCATTGCTAATTATAAAGAATTATCTATTACGCCTTGTTTGCATGCTTCAGAAATTGATAAAGAATATTTTGACAGGTTACGTCAAGCATTTCCAAATCAACTTTTATACAAACTATGGCTAGTAATTACACAAGATGTAAATTTTGGTAAAACAAGCAGACAAGAAATTGAAGCTATTGCTAGTTTTAAAACAAAATCTAAAGGCGACCTAAAAAGACTACAGCAAAAGGAAACCATAAAACGTTACCAGTTTATAAATAATACGCTTAAAAAAGGGCAAACCATAGATGCAAGCCAAGCGAAAGGTTTACGTGCAAAATTAGATAGAGTACTAACCCATAAAGTTTGGGGTTACGTTATTTTTGCAGTCATTTTATTAACTATTTTTCAAGCAATTTACGATTGGTCTAGCATACCAATGGATTTTATAGATACTACATTTGCTTCTTTAAGCGAGTGGACCAAAAACGTATTACCAGCAGGTGCTTTCACCAATTTAATTGCAGAAGGTATTATTCCTGGACTTGGTGGAATTGTTATTTTTATTCCACAAATTGCATTCTTATTTCTGTTTATTGCCGTCTTAGAAGAAAGTGGTTATATGAGTCGTGTGGTATTTTTAATGGACAGAATCATGCGTCGTTTTGGTTTAAGCGGAAAAAGTGTTGTGCCCCTAATTTCGGGTACTGCTTGTGCTATTCCTGCAATTATGGCAACTAGAAATATTGAAAGCTGGAAAGAACGATTAATCACTATTTTAGTAACACCTTTTACTACTTGTGCCGCAAGGTTACCGGTATATTTAATTATCATTGCTTTGGTAATTCCAGAAGGGCGAATATTAGGTTTAAGCTACCAAGCACTAACACTAATGCTATTATACCTAATAGGGTTTGGAACTGCTATTACCTCAGCATACATCCTAAATAAAGTACTAAAAATAAAGAATAAAACCTTCTTTGTTGTAGAAATGCCAAACTACAAATTACCACTTATAAAAAATGTTGCCTTAACGGTTTTAGAAAAAACAAAATCTTTTGTATTTGGAGCAGGTAAAATAATTCTAGCAATCTCTATTGTACTTTGGTTTTTAGCATCATACGGACCAGGAGAAAACTTTAATAATGCGGAAGAAATTATTAAAACAGAATACGCTTCTCAAAACCTATCGGAAGATGAAATCAATCAAAAAGTAGCTTCACAAAAATTAGAACATTCTTATATTGGTATCACAGGAAGAGCTATCGAACCTGCTATAAGACCTTTAGGTTACGACTGGAAAATTGGTATTGCCATTGTTAGTTCGTTTGCTGCTCGTGAAGTATTTGTTGGTACACTTGCAACTATTTACAGTGTTGGTAATGACGAAGAAGAGACCATTAAAAACAAAATGGCTAAAGAAATAAACCCAATTACTGGCGGACCATTATTTACATTGGCTTCTGGTATTTCACTATTACTTTTCTATGCCTTTGCCATGCAATGTATGAGTACATTAGCGATTGTTAAAAGAGAAACCAATTCATGGAAATGGCCAACCTTACAATTAATAATCATGACTGCTATTGCTTATATCGCAGCATTAATAGCCTATCAGTTTTTAAAGTGA
- a CDS encoding FeoA family protein, whose translation MQVTIAHLKRGEQGIITDVSSAHIPLKLLEMGCLPGNTVELLQVAPFQDPMYLNINGTHLAIRKETASHILIEKIIHE comes from the coding sequence TTGCAAGTAACTATAGCACATCTTAAACGTGGAGAACAAGGCATTATTACAGATGTTTCTTCTGCACATATTCCATTGAAACTCTTAGAAATGGGTTGTCTTCCTGGGAATACTGTTGAACTTTTACAGGTTGCTCCTTTTCAAGATCCAATGTACTTAAACATTAATGGAACGCATTTAGCAATTAGAAAAGAAACGGCAAGTCATATATTAATAGAAAAAATAATCCATGAGTAA
- a CDS encoding SCO family protein: protein MLSFFKDYKYFAIVLAILSIIIITIFYNILKVEKVLPIYQPALVNPELVDSTMQYVKKYHKIADFSLTNQNGKTITQEDYKDKIYVADFFFTTCQTICPVMTDNMNQIQKEILNDDDVMLLSHSVTPKIDSVAQLKRYALKKGVNDAKWNLVTGDKKQIYALARKSYLAVKTFGNGDAYDMIHTENFILVDKKRQIRGFYDGTNLEEIEQLIQDIKILKKEYK, encoded by the coding sequence ATGCTTTCGTTTTTTAAGGACTACAAATATTTTGCTATTGTTTTAGCAATACTATCCATCATTATAATTACTATTTTCTATAATATTTTAAAAGTAGAGAAAGTACTTCCTATTTACCAACCCGCTTTAGTGAATCCAGAACTAGTAGATAGTACGATGCAATACGTGAAAAAATATCATAAAATAGCAGACTTTAGCCTTACTAATCAAAATGGAAAAACAATTACGCAAGAAGATTATAAAGATAAAATATATGTAGCTGATTTCTTTTTTACAACCTGTCAAACTATTTGTCCTGTAATGACAGATAACATGAATCAAATTCAAAAAGAAATTTTAAATGATGATGATGTGATGCTACTATCGCATTCTGTAACTCCTAAAATAGATAGTGTAGCACAATTAAAACGTTATGCATTAAAAAAAGGAGTAAATGATGCAAAATGGAATTTAGTAACTGGAGACAAAAAACAAATCTATGCCCTTGCTAGAAAAAGTTACTTGGCGGTAAAAACCTTCGGAAATGGGGATGCGTATGATATGATACATACAGAAAACTTTATACTTGTAGATAAAAAGCGACAAATTAGAGGTTTTTATGATGGTACTAACCTTGAAGAAATAGAACAACTTATTCAAGATATTAAAATCCTAAAAAAAGAATATAAATAG
- a CDS encoding M1 family aminopeptidase, with translation MKYYFLLITLLSISSSFSQTFDEDLHSLVEAEAKSASNRIYTQRVNLNTGNYDVIYHKLEFTVDPSVASILGVVTTHFVAKENMTEVTFDLADNMIVSQVLQNGNALTYVQNTDDELVITLQTTVNTGQTGIVEITYSGNPISSGFGSFAQTTHNSDPIIWTLSEPYGAKGWWPCKQDLNDKIENIDVYITTPQFNAQGEEYIAVSNGVEQSQTLNGASKTTHYKHEFPIPAYLIAIAATNYEVYSHTVPNNGNPFEIVNYVYPEDFDSVQESTAVTVDIMELFSTKFEEYPYASEKYGHAQFGWGGGMEHTTVSFMGSFGRSLIAHELAHQWFGDKITCGSWKDIWLNEGFATYLSGLVIEDFDGEESFKSWKQGRVNSITSQTDGAVYLADTDTTSVGRIFSSRLSYNKGAMVLHMLRKKVGDADFYQGMQDYLSDSNLAYNYAKTPDYIEKLEAASGQDLTEFFNDWIYNEGYPSYTINANWINTNQLQFQVNQTQSDGSVSYFEVPIPIRIMGTNGEVLDIVLDNTFSGETFVETVNFTISEILFDPDVDLISKNNNLTLNTNTFEIARSLLMYPNPTTSYIKLEKPDALTINTIQIFDVLGKLVLEMDYRETINTENLSSGVHFVKFSTNQGVFHKRLLKD, from the coding sequence ATGAAATATTATTTTTTGTTGATCACCTTGTTATCTATCAGTTCTTCTTTTTCTCAAACCTTTGACGAAGATTTACATTCACTTGTTGAGGCCGAAGCTAAATCTGCTTCCAATAGAATTTATACGCAAAGAGTAAACTTGAACACCGGAAATTATGATGTTATTTATCATAAATTAGAATTTACTGTAGATCCAAGTGTGGCAAGTATTTTGGGTGTTGTAACCACGCATTTTGTTGCCAAGGAAAATATGACAGAAGTAACTTTTGACCTAGCAGATAATATGATTGTTTCTCAAGTTTTGCAAAACGGAAACGCTTTAACTTATGTGCAAAATACAGATGATGAATTGGTAATAACTTTGCAAACAACTGTTAATACAGGGCAAACAGGAATTGTAGAAATCACCTATTCTGGAAATCCAATAAGTTCAGGTTTTGGTTCTTTTGCACAAACGACACATAATAGTGATCCTATTATTTGGACATTGTCTGAGCCTTATGGAGCAAAAGGTTGGTGGCCTTGTAAGCAAGATCTAAATGATAAAATTGAAAATATAGATGTATATATCACCACGCCGCAATTCAATGCACAAGGCGAAGAATATATTGCTGTTAGTAATGGTGTAGAGCAAAGTCAAACCTTAAATGGGGCAAGTAAAACAACACATTATAAACACGAGTTTCCTATTCCTGCTTATTTAATAGCTATTGCTGCAACTAATTATGAAGTGTATTCACATACCGTTCCTAATAACGGAAACCCTTTTGAAATTGTAAACTATGTGTATCCCGAAGACTTCGATTCTGTGCAAGAAAGTACAGCAGTTACAGTAGATATTATGGAGTTATTTTCCACTAAGTTTGAAGAATACCCATATGCTTCCGAAAAATATGGACATGCCCAATTTGGTTGGGGAGGAGGAATGGAGCATACCACGGTTTCTTTTATGGGAAGCTTTGGAAGAAGTTTAATAGCACACGAATTAGCACACCAATGGTTTGGCGATAAAATTACTTGTGGCAGTTGGAAAGATATTTGGTTAAACGAAGGTTTTGCTACTTATTTATCTGGACTAGTAATTGAAGATTTTGATGGTGAAGAAAGTTTTAAAAGCTGGAAACAAGGACGAGTAAATTCTATTACATCACAAACAGACGGAGCTGTGTATTTGGCAGATACAGACACTACAAGTGTTGGTAGAATTTTTAGCAGTAGATTAAGTTATAATAAAGGAGCAATGGTATTACACATGCTTAGGAAAAAAGTGGGTGATGCTGATTTTTATCAAGGTATGCAAGATTATTTAAGTGATTCGAATTTGGCTTATAATTATGCGAAAACACCAGATTATATAGAAAAATTGGAAGCTGCTAGTGGTCAGGATTTAACCGAGTTTTTTAACGATTGGATTTACAATGAAGGATATCCAAGTTATACTATAAATGCGAATTGGATTAATACAAACCAACTTCAATTTCAAGTAAATCAAACCCAAAGTGATGGTTCTGTCAGTTATTTTGAAGTACCTATTCCAATACGCATTATGGGTACTAATGGAGAGGTGTTAGATATCGTTTTAGATAATACCTTTTCAGGGGAAACTTTTGTAGAAACCGTAAATTTTACCATAAGCGAAATACTTTTTGATCCAGATGTAGATTTAATTTCTAAAAATAACAACTTAACGCTAAACACGAATACATTTGAAATTGCAAGAAGTTTATTGATGTATCCTAACCCAACCACAAGCTATATTAAGTTAGAAAAACCAGATGCATTAACAATTAATACTATTCAAATATTCGATGTTTTAGGAAAGTTAGTGTTGGAAATGGATTATAGAGAAACGATTAATACCGAAAATTTGTCTTCTGGTGTTCACTTTGTGAAATTTTCTACAAATCAAGGGGTTTTTCATAAAAGGCTGTTAAAGGATTAA
- the rseP gene encoding RIP metalloprotease RseP, with the protein MTVFIIKAAQLFLSLSILVVLHELGHFIPAKLFKTKVEKFYLFFDVKFSLFKKKIGETVYGIGWLPLGGYVKIAGMIDESMDKEQMAKPPQPWEFRSKPTWQRLIIMLGGVFMNFVLAFFLYMVILFVWGTVYIQKDDVKYGYGVSKTMENYGFQQGDKIVSVDGEPIENLSEDVSKYLMFRNIETIQVEHTNGAIEDLAIPEDIGKQLFAAGDLPAFEPRSPFQVEEVEPGLPAEKAGLMAQDKIVAVNGNPITYFSDFTYQLKNSATKDIVLEVERNNETKKFTLTPTEDNKVGIAVKRTDPDFVKVNQREYSLGESVSGGISKGYWEIKDYLAQFQYIFTKKGASQIGGFAAIGQMFPSQWNWQVFWKMTAFLSIMLGVLNLLPIPALDGGHVMFLLYEIISGRKPGDKFMEYAQLVGFVLLIALVLFANGNDAFKAIQDWLK; encoded by the coding sequence ATGACTGTATTTATAATAAAAGCCGCTCAGTTATTTTTGAGCCTTTCTATATTAGTTGTTTTGCATGAACTAGGACATTTTATTCCTGCAAAATTGTTTAAAACAAAAGTGGAGAAGTTCTACTTATTCTTCGATGTAAAATTCTCTTTATTCAAGAAAAAAATTGGCGAAACCGTTTATGGTATTGGTTGGTTACCCCTTGGAGGTTATGTAAAAATCGCTGGAATGATAGATGAGAGTATGGATAAAGAACAAATGGCTAAACCACCACAACCTTGGGAGTTTCGTTCTAAGCCAACTTGGCAGCGTTTAATCATCATGCTAGGTGGTGTTTTTATGAACTTTGTATTGGCATTCTTCCTTTACATGGTTATATTATTTGTTTGGGGAACTGTTTATATTCAAAAAGACGATGTAAAATATGGTTACGGCGTTAGTAAAACCATGGAGAATTATGGTTTTCAACAAGGAGATAAAATTGTTTCTGTAGATGGTGAACCAATTGAAAATTTATCTGAAGACGTTAGTAAATATTTAATGTTTAGAAATATTGAAACCATTCAAGTAGAACATACCAATGGCGCTATTGAAGATCTTGCAATTCCTGAAGATATAGGGAAACAACTTTTTGCAGCAGGAGACTTACCAGCTTTTGAACCACGTTCTCCTTTTCAAGTAGAAGAAGTAGAACCAGGTTTACCTGCAGAAAAAGCAGGGCTAATGGCGCAAGATAAAATTGTTGCTGTAAATGGAAATCCTATAACTTATTTTTCAGATTTCACGTATCAATTAAAAAACAGTGCCACTAAGGATATTGTTTTAGAAGTAGAGCGTAATAACGAAACAAAGAAATTCACTTTAACACCAACCGAAGACAATAAGGTTGGTATTGCGGTAAAAAGAACAGATCCAGATTTTGTAAAAGTAAATCAGCGAGAATACTCTTTAGGTGAAAGTGTTTCAGGAGGTATTAGTAAAGGGTATTGGGAGATTAAAGATTATTTAGCACAGTTTCAATATATATTTACTAAAAAGGGAGCTTCACAAATTGGAGGTTTTGCTGCTATCGGACAAATGTTTCCATCACAATGGAACTGGCAAGTGTTCTGGAAAATGACAGCTTTCTTATCTATTATGCTTGGTGTTTTAAATTTATTGCCAATTCCTGCACTAGATGGAGGTCATGTAATGTTTTTATTATATGAAATTATTTCAGGTAGAAAACCAGGAGATAAATTTATGGAATATGCGCAATTGGTTGGTTTTGTTTTACTTATAGCTTTAGTTTTATTTGCAAATGGTAACGATGCATTTAAGGCAATACAGGACTGGTTAAAATAA
- a CDS encoding two-component system response regulator, whose translation MKQINSVCLIDDDPIFIFAIKRIFKTSNVCENFTVYNNGEDAISGLLQTIGAGKDIPDLILLDLNMPIMDGWQFLDEFVKLKMSENITLYIVSSSVDPVDFMKAKEYELIKDFLVKPITSETLMSLAKDLEPN comes from the coding sequence ATGAAGCAAATTAATTCCGTCTGTTTAATTGATGATGACCCTATTTTCATTTTTGCTATTAAAAGGATTTTTAAGACATCTAATGTATGTGAAAATTTTACCGTGTATAATAACGGTGAAGATGCCATTAGTGGATTACTACAAACTATAGGGGCTGGAAAAGATATTCCCGATCTTATTTTATTAGATTTAAATATGCCAATAATGGATGGATGGCAATTTCTAGATGAATTTGTTAAATTGAAAATGTCTGAAAACATCACATTATATATTGTAAGCTCCTCGGTAGATCCAGTTGATTTTATGAAAGCTAAAGAATATGAACTAATAAAAGATTTTTTAGTAAAACCAATAACAAGTGAAACGTTAATGAGTCTTGCTAAAGATTTAGAACCTAATTAA
- a CDS encoding PAS domain-containing sensor histidine kinase: MKDVYNKLLHISNKQTSISNPFLDSIQKSIAIGSWEVNLETMQISWSPMTKFIHEVPQDYAPNVEEALSFYEEGHHRDLIAVLFDKAVNKGEEFDQEFLLRTAKNNLKWVRSIGYPIIENNKTVKILGVFQDVTEKTNTYKELEYKEKLISTTLENAPNGMALVGLKGEILHLNKKFCDYLGYSKVELIHTNVNKLSYPDDINIIPMHTNEMINGIKDSFECEKRYLKKDGSIIYCLLSVSILRDEANKPLHFISNIIDITKSKEVNKKIASLLQTTKSQNTRLQNFAHIVSHNLRSHSGNLEMLLELMKEEIPESTKNEFFPLINEAVNKLSETIQNLNEVANINTKQKQVLESNNLLDFTNNALGTFRAEIIETKAKVNIEINKTIEVLAVPAYLESILLNFVSNAIKYKKEDLDPVININAEKVKNYIKIKIEDNGRGINLDLHKDKIFGLYKTFHNHEDARGLGLYITKNQIDAMNGKVEVTSKVNIGTTFTIYLKYEAN; the protein is encoded by the coding sequence ATGAAAGATGTTTATAATAAATTACTTCATATTTCGAATAAACAAACATCTATATCAAATCCTTTTTTAGATTCCATCCAAAAATCTATTGCAATCGGGTCATGGGAAGTAAATCTTGAAACGATGCAAATTAGTTGGAGTCCTATGACTAAATTCATTCATGAAGTGCCACAGGACTATGCACCTAATGTTGAAGAAGCCTTAAGTTTTTATGAAGAAGGACATCATAGAGATTTAATCGCTGTATTATTTGATAAGGCTGTAAATAAAGGTGAAGAATTTGATCAAGAATTTTTATTGCGAACAGCTAAAAATAATTTAAAATGGGTGAGATCTATTGGCTACCCTATTATAGAAAATAATAAAACAGTTAAAATACTTGGTGTTTTTCAAGATGTTACAGAAAAAACAAATACTTATAAAGAACTTGAATACAAGGAAAAATTAATTAGTACTACCTTAGAGAATGCACCTAACGGAATGGCATTAGTAGGATTAAAAGGGGAAATTCTACATCTAAACAAAAAATTTTGTGATTATTTAGGTTACTCCAAAGTAGAGTTAATACATACTAATGTAAACAAACTCTCCTATCCAGATGACATCAACATTATACCAATGCACACTAATGAAATGATTAATGGTATAAAAGATAGTTTTGAATGTGAAAAAAGATATCTAAAAAAAGATGGATCCATCATTTACTGTTTACTATCTGTTTCTATACTTAGAGATGAAGCAAATAAACCACTGCATTTTATATCTAACATTATCGATATAACGAAAAGTAAAGAGGTAAATAAAAAAATTGCATCCCTACTACAAACTACAAAAAGTCAAAATACAAGGCTTCAAAATTTCGCACATATAGTATCTCATAATTTAAGATCCCATTCTGGTAATTTAGAAATGTTACTAGAATTAATGAAAGAAGAAATTCCAGAATCAACTAAAAATGAGTTCTTCCCTTTAATAAACGAAGCGGTAAATAAATTAAGCGAAACCATTCAAAATTTAAATGAAGTAGCGAATATAAATACAAAACAAAAGCAAGTATTAGAAAGTAATAATCTATTAGACTTTACCAATAATGCATTAGGAACTTTTAGAGCTGAAATAATAGAAACAAAAGCTAAAGTTAATATAGAAATTAATAAAACAATAGAAGTATTAGCCGTTCCAGCTTATTTAGAGAGCATTTTATTAAATTTTGTATCTAATGCTATTAAATATAAAAAAGAAGACTTAGACCCTGTAATTAACATTAATGCCGAGAAGGTAAAAAATTACATTAAAATAAAGATTGAAGACAATGGTCGTGGCATAAACCTAGATTTACATAAAGATAAAATTTTTGGTTTGTATAAAACATTTCACAATCATGAAGATGCTAGAGGCTTAGGACTTTACATTACCAAAAATCAAATTGATGCCATGAACGGTAAAGTTGAAGTAACTAGTAAAGTAAATATTGGTACAACTTTCACAATATATTTAAAATATGAAGCAAATTAA
- a CDS encoding response regulator → MVKKLKILLIEDDMIEVMKLNRTISTLKLDHKIIEANNGEEALEILEQKDNLPDIILLDLNMPKINGIEFLSILKSDDVLKYIPTIILTTSNNQKDLLECYKIGVAGYVLKPLKYEDYVSKIEKLLAYWSINELIVV, encoded by the coding sequence ATGGTGAAAAAACTTAAAATACTTCTTATTGAAGATGATATGATTGAAGTAATGAAATTGAACAGAACAATTTCAACATTAAAATTAGATCATAAAATTATTGAAGCAAATAATGGTGAAGAAGCTCTAGAAATCTTAGAGCAAAAAGATAACTTACCTGATATTATTTTGTTAGATTTAAATATGCCTAAAATTAATGGAATCGAGTTTTTAAGTATTTTGAAAAGTGACGATGTTTTAAAATACATCCCTACTATTATTTTAACGACTTCTAATAATCAAAAAGATTTGTTGGAATGTTATAAAATTGGAGTTGCAGGATATGTTTTAAAACCATTAAAGTATGAGGATTATGTTAGTAAAATTGAAAAATTATTAGCATATTGGAGTATAAATGAATTAATAGTAGTATAA